From Immundisolibacter sp.:
CCGTCACCGACCCCACGCTGGCCCCCGCAGGCGGCGATACCTTCTACGCGCTCTCGCCGGTGCCGCACCTGGGCAACGCGGATCTGGACTGGGACCGCATCGGCGAGGCCTATGCCGAGCGCATCCTGGCGTACCTGGACGAACACGCCATGCCGGGCCTGCGCCAGCATCTGACGGTCAGGCGCTGGATGACGCCGCGCGATTTCGAGCGCGAGCTGGGCGCCTTTCACGGCAACGGCTTCTCGCTGGCGCCGGTGCTTTGGCAAAGCGCCTATCTGCGCCCGCACAACCGCGATCGGCGCATCCCGGGCCTGTACCTGGTGGGCGCCGGCACCCATCCGGGCGCCGGTGTGCCCGGCGTCATTAACTCGGCCAAGGCAGCCATGACGCTGGTGGACGAGGACTTTCCGCGATGAACGATTCGGTCGCGGCGGTCATCCACTTGCATTCCAAGAGCTTTTCGCTGGCCTCGCGGCTGTTGCCGGCAGGGGCGCGGCACGAGGTGGTGGCGCTCTACGCCTGGTGCCGACGCGCCGACGACGCCGTGGACCTGTCCGACGATCCGCCGGCCAGTCTGGCCCGGCTCGAGTCCGAGCTGGATGCCGTGTACAGCGGTCAGCCGGGCGATGATCCGATCCTGCGGGCCTTCGCGCGTCTGGTCGAGCGCCGCACCCTGCCGCGCCACTACCCGCGGGAACTACTGGCCGGCATGGCCATGGACTTGCAGCCCGATCTTTATCCGGATGACGCCACGCTGGCGCTGTACTGCTACCGGGTGGCGGGCGTGGTCGGACTGATGATGTGCCACGTGATGGGCCTGGCCGACGACGACGCCCTGCCGCGTGCGGCGCAGCTCGGCATGGCCATGCAGCTGACCAACATCTGCCGGGATGTCGGCGAGGATTGGGCGCGCGGGCGGCTGTATTTGCCGTACCAGAGCCTTGGTTTTGGCGACGAAGTCCAGGTGCGCGCTGCGCTGACCCGGCCGATCGAAGCCGACCTGCGTGCCCGCCTGCCACAGCAGGTGCGCGCCGCGCTGGCGCAGGCCGACGCCTACTACCGGGCCGGCATGGCCGGCATTCCGGCGCTCGACTGGCGCTGTGGCCTGGCCGTGCGCTCGGCGGCGCGCATCTATCGGGGCATCGGCGCGGCGTTGGCCCGGCAGGACTACCAGCCGCTGGCCGGGCGCGCCTATCTGTCCGGTCGGGGCAAGGCCTGGCAGGTGCTGGTGGCCTTGCTAGGCCAGTTGTCTGGCGGCGCTGCAAGGCAGGCCGTGACCCGCCCGCCCGGCCGGCTGGTCGAATTCGGAGCCCAGCTGTGCCGACCGGCCGGCTGATTCTGGGCGCGGCCCTGCTGGTCGGCCTGGGCATGCGGAGCAACGCCATGGACGTCGAGGTCATCGCCAAAGGGCTGCGCAACCAGCACGGTAGTGTGCTGTTCGCATTGTTTCTTGAGCC
This genomic window contains:
- a CDS encoding phytoene/squalene synthase family protein, which produces MNDSVAAVIHLHSKSFSLASRLLPAGARHEVVALYAWCRRADDAVDLSDDPPASLARLESELDAVYSGQPGDDPILRAFARLVERRTLPRHYPRELLAGMAMDLQPDLYPDDATLALYCYRVAGVVGLMMCHVMGLADDDALPRAAQLGMAMQLTNICRDVGEDWARGRLYLPYQSLGFGDEVQVRAALTRPIEADLRARLPQQVRAALAQADAYYRAGMAGIPALDWRCGLAVRSAARIYRGIGAALARQDYQPLAGRAYLSGRGKAWQVLVALLGQLSGGAARQAVTRPPGRLVEFGAQLCRPAG